Within Sorghum bicolor cultivar BTx623 chromosome 2, Sorghum_bicolor_NCBIv3, whole genome shotgun sequence, the genomic segment TGTGCCTAGGTGGACTACGGTGCTGATTTGGACACTGCAACATTTGGTAGTGGTTTTGTTAAAGTATCTTCTTCGGATGGAAATAAGCAAGATCCATATGGTTTGTCTGGTTGGAACTTGAATTTTCTGCCACGGCTGCCAGGCTCTGTTACCTCATTTGAAGACGAGGATATACCTGGTGTTGTAGTTCCATGGCTTTATGTAGGAATGTGCTTCTCTTCATTTTGCTGGGTAAGATTGTTAGCTAATCTGTTTCCAAATTTCTCGCATGCAATGTGGATCCCTTACTCAGTAAAGACATTCTATTCAGGTtgactttgaaaaaaaaaactagtgtTGGCGCTGTTCAGTATTCGGTTTAGATTAGATTGATATATGGTGGTTGGAACAAAAATACACAATTAAGTGATTTATGATAATTTTGTTCATGGAGCACATTAGCCAACTTGCTTGGGACTGACAGGctatgttgttgttgttattgttggagCATATTCTAATTTATCTTTTTATATGAATATGACTTGGCTGCAGCATGTTGAAGACCATTTTCTTTATTCTCTGAATTACATGCATTTCGGTGAACCGAAAGTTTGGTATGGTGTTCCCGGTGGTGAGGCAGTAAAGCTGGAAGAATCCATGAGGAAAAACTTACCCAAACTGTTTGAAGAACAGCCTGATCTACTTCATGAGCTGGTAACAACTTTTTTCTGTTATGTGTCTGGTAGATCGCTATATATGTAGTACTGACCTATTGCCAAGTTCATCTTTATTTTGTTCTAACATAATCACATAACATAGTCGAATGCCACTAAAGCTGTTAAGCATTAAATAAAAACCAGTACATTATTGTGCTTTTTTTATCATGAGCAATATGCTGTACTTGGTGTTATTACCTGGTATTGATCATATAATTTTTAGAATCTATTGACAAAACAGCTGTCAGAGATGTTTTGTTGGTTGTTGATTCCTGTAAATAATGTTTTTCAATTATGTATCTGAGAAAGAATATAATACCTCTTCCGTGCAAGATAACATATGTAAATAATGTTTTTCAATTATGTATCTGAGAAAGAATATAATACCTCTTCCGTGCAAGATAACATATGTATATATCTCATTCTCGTCCATTTTCATTCTGTTTTTTCTTGGAGCAGGTTACACAGTTATCTCCATCTGTTCTAAAATCAGAAGGAGTCTCTGTTTACCGAGCTGTTCAGAAGTCAGGCGAGTTTGTTCTGACACTACCGCGAGCATACCATTCTGGATTCAACTGTGGTTTCAACTGTGCAGAGGCCGTAAACGTTGCTCCTGTGGATTGGCTGCCTCATGGACAGTGTGCTGTTGAGCTCTATAGAGAGCAGCATCGCAAGACATCAATATCACATGACAAGTTATTACTCAAGGCTGCAAAAGAAGCTACCAGACAACTTTGGATGAATCACAAAAGTGGTAAGGGAGAATACAGATGTCTGAACACCTGTGGAAAGGATGGAGTTCTAACAAGTGCAGTTAAGGTAGTAACTTGATCACAATCGTAGTCTCTTAATGAATTACTTACAACATACTCATATTTTATATTttgctatttatttatttcagaCAAGAGTTAAAATGGAGGGCGCTGCATGGGAGGTGAATGCTCCTTTGAAAAGTAAGAAGATGGACAAGGACTATGATTCCACTGATCGGGAGTGCTTTTCATGCTACTATGATCTGCACTTGTCTGCTGTCAGTTGCCAGTGCAGACCTAACCATTTTGCTTGCTTAAACCATACAAACCTTCTTTGCTCATGTGGAATGGACAGGAAAACCGGACTCTTTCGATATAGCATGGAGGAGCTTAATACTCTTGTAGCAGCTCTGGAGGGTGATCCGGCTGCAGTTTGTTGGTGGGGACAAGATCACAGGACCACCTAGGCTTAGTTTGCCCATATGGCTGGTTCTGTGCAGGTGCAGCACAGGAAGATGGGCTCATGTCAAAGCACACAGATGACAGAATTTTCAGGATCAGCGTCAGGGATCGATTGCCAATTTCTTGTTTCTGGATTTGGTGACCTGCATGACCTTGAAAAATCCACCATGCAGTCAGTTCCAGAATAAAAGAAGAAGAGCATGGCAAAGGATAGGAGGATAACTGCGTCGGCCTGCTGTTCGCTGCCGTAGCCGGAGGAGATACATGCTGCGGTCCGTGGATGAGTACTACTGTATCGTGCCACCGTGCCACGAAAGCACACACACGACACTGGCGGCTTTGACACCAGCGCACGATGCATCATCAACCTCATGATAAGTTAATTATTGGCGGCAGCTGCACTGCAATGGCGGTGGCTCATGATGAAGTGCTTGGAAGAATGAACTGAATGGTGTTACTACTAGAGATTCAGGTTTCTGCCAATTTGTGACCCATGCATGAACCATATGCATGGTTATGGTCAAATACTGATTTTCGTCCGCAAAAAGATTTATTATTGCACTTTCGATGGTCTGATCAGCAACAACAATGATGTACCTCTTACACAcattatttttttgtttgagTATTTTAATACTTGTTCACTTAAGTGAAACCTACATGTAACCTGTTTTGTTTCAATTTGTTCGAGATTAAGAATCTTTTGATCCATTTTTGGGCCTTATGGCCCATTACAAACTATGGGCAGCCATCACATGCGCATGCTGACCGGCTCAACTCGTGTCACATTTTGATGCTGAAATCCTAGCATGCATAAGCCCATCTTAGAACCCAAGTTACGACAATATTTATCTCAAGACAACAATAGTTATGAATCAAATGAAAAGCACAAGTCTAAGAAAATGAGGACCACCACCATCCCACATACATAACAGGTACAGATTTTTCATCAGAAGAAAAATAGCTAATAACCATTGGTACGGGTCAGGCACTATGCAACTCTCCGAGCAAGACTTTGTTCCTACAAATAGTAAAAAGTTGAAAATTAGCAACCTAATCCCACCAAGTCACAACCAGGAATTGAATTACACAAGGCCATTCACTTGTTCAGAACAATCTAAGCAAAATCATTTCATATCCACATTCCAACATTCAAATTAGATAGGCTGCATCACATTCATATAAGTAGAAGATGAAGGTTCCACCAAAGCCAATATCACAGGACATCCAACATAGGCTATGTTTGCCTTCACCCAATACAAAGTTTATCTAACATTCTACTACCAAAGTCATCAAGTTCTCCACGCTACCAAAAGATGTTGTTCATGATCATCTATACTATTTCAACACCTAACCCATTTATAATCAGCTAACAGTTGGATGTTCAAATTAAAAGACAAAAGGGTAGTCCATCGAtatgtgtgccaacaccaacaaccATGCTTGCACCATGTTCACCATGTTGTTGGATCCATCATTCGTGCCCCCATTGTTGCCATCGACGTCTGCACTGTCATCATGGTCATCCATTTCCACATCATCGTCCCTGTTCTTAGTGTAGTCATTGCCATCCAGGATCTCACTATCTAAGTGTTCATCATCCATGTCTTCGCCTTCCATGTAGTCAGCATCCATGTCCTCACCAACATGAGATGAACTAGTAGGCAACTGCAACAATGATAGTAATATGTGAGTAATCATTTCAGCATAAGAATCACACAATGTCTGTGTTGCACCATGTACTTTTGTTCACAATTTAGCACAAGTACATGTTTCTATGCCATAGAATTATTAACATAATTAATCAATATAAAACCAGCTAAATTAATTCacctttagtacaaagtttctGCTATAATTTTTTTTCACATATAGAGTGAGGATAAAAACTATCTAAGACACAAAGTATTAAGTTTCACCCAAGCGATAGGACACTAGTTTCAACAGGTTACCATGAGATTTAATCTATGATCAAAGTTACAAACTCACTACTATAGAAATTTTATCCGCGGCGGACATTTTTGTTAATATGAGGCGGGTATAGGCGTCCGCCGTGGTTGTAAGGTCACGTTAATGGTGGCTTAACCGCGACGATTACCTATGCCCGTCACGGTAAAATGATCAATCATGGCGGGCGTGTTACGaagaccgcctcggttaatgtctATTAATCGTGGTGGACTTCCTTAAGGGCCCATTGTGGTTAATGGATGCAAATaaacaaaataattaaataaataagccCACACTGGGCCTGGATTTGGATCTGGACCACcgctgatggtggtggtggagccCGTGCTAGAGATCTGCGCCCACTGAGAGATGATGGTCGGATTCGTGTCCGCCACGGAGGAGGGGGACCTATCGCTGCCGAAGAGGAGGAGGCCAGGTCCACTAGCACTAAGGAGGAAGAAGCTGGATCTGTAGAAGTGAAAGCACACGAGAGAAGAGAGATTCAACCCACACATTGTATTCATCATATGCTGTTACATATATAGTGTTACAAGGCAGAGGCCAGTGGCCATGCTTGCGAGCGAGCACGCTATGCGGGAGCGTGGGCGACACGGAGTGTGGGCGAGCGCGCACGACGAGTCATGGGCGCCGCGAGACTTGGGCGCCATTGTGACTATGTCCTGGGTTGCGCGAGTGGCGTAGAATCCTTGGGCTTCCTTGGGCTTTAGCCGTGGTGGAGATGCTTCTCCTGACACCCCCCTCAGTCCTAACGTCGCCTTCGGTGACAGATAGACTGTCTCGAAAGTCGAAGGATAGTGCCGAGGGTAACCCCTTGGTGAACACATCAGCGAGTTGGCGTGCACTTGGAACATGGGCGACACGAAGCTCTCCAATGGCCACCTTCTCCTGTATGAAATGAATGTCAagctcaatgtgcttggttcgtcAGTGATGCACAAGATTCTTGGACATGTAGACGGAGGAGATGTTGTCGTAGAATGCTACGGTCGTCGTCGGCACTTGGCAACGCAGTTCGCTAAGAAGGTGGCGCAGCCATGAGCACTCAGCGACTGCGTTGGCGATGGACCGATACTCAGCCTCGGCGCTTGATCTGGAAATTGTCACCAGTCTTTTTTATGACCACGAGATGAGAGAGTTGCCGAGGAATACATAGAAGCTGGATGTAGATCGGGTGTCCGGGCAGCCAGCCCAGTCGGCATCGGAGTATGTAGTGATCGTCAACGGTTGGCGTTGTCCGAAGTTGAATGCCGAGATTGCTGGTCCCTTTGACATACCTGAGTATCCACTTGAGCATAGTCTGGTGGTCGTCGTGTGGAGCATGCATGTGGAGACACACTTGCTGCATGGCGTAAGCGATGTCAGGGCGTGTGATGGTCAAGTACTGCAGCGCCCCAGCAATGCTCCTGTATGTGGTCGCGTCGGTGAGGAGACGCTCGTCTGCAGCGGAGGCCTTTGGTTTCGTGTCGGCAAGAGTGGTGACGACATTGCAACTTGCCATGCCAGTACGCTCGAGGAGGTCGGCGGCGTACTGGGCTTGAGACAAGAAGAAGCCCGATTGGTTCCGGTGAACACTGATGCCGAGGAAGTGCTTGATTGGACCCATGTCCTTAAGTGCGAAGGTGTTCTACAGGTCGGCGATGACTTGATGAAGGAGGCTGGTGGATGAGGTTGATAATATCATGTCGTCCACGTACAGAAGAAGATACGCCGTTGAGCCACCGCAGTGGAGCACGAAGAGTGATGAATCAGCCCTAGACTATGCAAAGCCTAGAGACGTCACATGCTTGACGAAGCGCTCAAACCACGCTTGTGGTGCTTGTCGTAGACCGTAGAGGGACCTGGTGAGGAGGCAGACGTCGTTGGGGCGTTCTGGGTCGATGAAGCCGCTTGGTTGATAACAGTAGACttgctcttggaggttgccatggAGGAATGTGTTGGATACGTCGAGCTGGTGCACGGGCCGATTGTAGGTTGCTACCAGAGTGAGGACAGTTTGGATGGTGGCTGGCTTGACCACCGGGGAGAACGTCACTCCGAAGTCGATGCTGGGGCGTTGATGAAACCCCCGAATGACCCAACGGACCTTGTATCGTTCGAGAGTTCCGTCTGTGTTGAACTTGTGTTTAAACACCCACTTGCCGGTGATCACTCGAGCGCCTGGTGGACGAGGAACAAGAGTCCACGTTCGATTAGCCTGTAGAGCATCAAAATTCACATTTCATAGTAGTGTGCCAATGAGGATCTTTGACGGCAGCGCAGACACCGCGTGGGATCGGCGTGAGTTCCGCAGTCGCTGCCAGAGTGTATTTGGGGTTCGGTTTGTGGATGTCGGCTTTGGCGTGGATGACCATGGGGTGTCCCATGGGTGCTGTTGGTGGTGTGTGGCGTGCATCAGCATTTGTTGTCGGATGCGTGGATGAGGTTGGCGGTGGTGGGGATGGCAGTGGCTGGGTGTTGttgggggtgtttggttgaggTGGAGCTTGTGCTGTTCGTGCATGTTTGGGGTGTGTGGCGATGGCATCGCTAAGGCAAGGTGGTGTGTCAGCAGCCAGCTGGGTATGATGGTGGGGAATGTTAGGAGGTAGTTCTTCGAGTGTCGATGGAGGTCGAGGTGGAGCAGTTGTGGTTGCAGCATCGCAGAAGGGGAACACCTGCTCATCGAACGTCACATGGCGCGACGTGATCACTCGACGTGTTGTAGCATCGTAGCAACGATAGCCACGATGGTCCGCCGGGTAGCCGATGAAGATGCATGGAGTGGAGCGGCAATCGAGCTTGTGTTGTGCGGTGGCGCTGATGTTGGGGTAGCAGCAACAGCCGGATACGCGTAGCTTGCCGTAGTTGGGCGTGATACCGAGAAGAAGTTGGTACGGAGTGATGGTGCCCGTGGCGTGACAGGGACGACGGTTGATGAGGTAGGTCTCCGTGGCGAGCGCTTCAGCCCAGAATGCCATCGAAGCTGCACTATGAATCAATATAGTACAAAGACAATCGTTAAGAGTACAGAGTACTCATTCAGCTTTCCCGTTTTGCTGCGACGTATAGGGACATGACAGTTGCAATTAAATGCCGTATGCGAGGAAGAGAGAGCGGAGGGCATAATAATCGAATTCTTTCCCATTGTCTGTTTGCAGTGCTAAGATGGGGAGACGAAATTGAGTGTAGACATACTGGATGAAGGCACGAATGGTGGGTAGCACCTCTGATTTTTTACGAAGTGGAAACGTCCACAAGTAGTGTGTGAAGTCATCAAGGAACACAACATAGTATTTAAAGCCTGAATTACTGTAAACGGGGGATGTCCAAACATCTGAATGTAAAAGTTGGAAAGGAAAATAAGACTGGCTAGTGGAATTATTGAATGGCAGGCGCGCATGTTTGCCCATTTGACAAGAGGAGCAGACATGAGCGTTAGTCTTATTACATTGAAACTAAAAATTTCGCAAAATAGAGGAGAGGACTGGGTGCCCTGGGTGGCCGAGCCGCTGGTGCCATAGGGAGACGTCGGAGGAGGCCACCAGAGCTTCATGATGTGGTAGCCGAAGAGGGTAGAGGTCGCCGGGGCTCTCACATCGGAGCATCTCCTCCCTGCAACGAAGATCCTTGATGGAAAAACCAACAGGGTCAAACTCAATGGAGATGTTGTTATCGCAAGTGAGTTGACAAACGGAGATGAGGTTGTTGATTAAAGATGGGGAAACAAGAATATTGTTCGGTTTAAGATTAGAGGTGGCAGTAGGAATGCTTGTGTGCACGTGGTGTGTGACTGGCATGCGTGCACCATTGCCTACTGTAATTGCAGATGATGAAGGAGGAATTGGATTGGAGGTGCAGTCACCGGGAGATGAAGACATATGCGAAGTTGCGCCGGTGTCGAGGTACCAGTCGGTGGCGCTGGGTGGAGCAGTGGGAACGTTGGCGGCGTTGAGCACAGTGTAGAGCGCTCTGTTGTCGAAGATGTTCGGCGGTGCGCCACCGAGATGCGCCGCCGTCATGGCCTGCTGGGGCTGGAACGGAGGCCAGGGGCCGAGGACACCGGCACCAGGAGGCCGAAAAGGCATGGGCCACGCCTGGAACATGCCCTGCTAGGGATTGTAGCCCATGGCGCCTTGTGTGGACTGTTTGTTGGAGGAGCTGGAGTTGTTGTTGTAGAGGGGTGTGCCGCCGTTGCCGTGGACGCGTCCGCGGCGCCGATCCGATCTGTTGTTGTACCGGTTTCCACCACCGTTGCTGGATCACGACGCGTTGGAGGAAGAGGAGCCATCCTTGTTGCCAGACGATGCCGAGTTggaggagttgttggaggagtCGGCGTGCAGGGCTTGGTTGGCGTCGGAGATGGCGTTGTGCTGGGCGCTGAGCTCCTCAAGAATAAGGAAGGAACGAGCGCTCTGGAAGGTATGCGGCGGGTATTTGGAAGTGATTACCGGCTTGACGTAGCGGTACCGTGGATTGAGACCACGGAGCAGGTTGAGAACTTGGCTTGGCTCAGAGATGGGGTGGCCGATGTCGCGCAGCTGATCCACGATGCGCTTCAACTTTGTGCAGTAGTCGTTCATCGTCATGTCGCCTTGCTGTAGGGATCGCAGCTGTCTCCAGGTAGATGACGCGCTGCATCTCATTGTCCTGGAATAGATCTTCGACGGCGTGCCACAGGGTGAAGGCATCGTGACAATCGCGGCGGATGGTGCCGAAGATGTGCTTGGAGTGGAGACGGTGGAGAGGATCCAATTGACGATGCAGGAATAGATGCGGCGCCATTCGCCGTTGCGATCTGCGGACGGCGTGGTGAAACGCACATAATGCAGAAGGCCAAATTTGCCGAGGGTGGATTTGAAGAAGAGGCGCCACTGCCTGAAGTTCCCCTCATCCATGTCGATGATGACGGGGACGTGATGGCGTATGGAGAGGCCTTGGATCACTGAGGGTGAGGTAGGGGCGATGTCGTAGCCATCGCCGGAGAGGACGGTGGAGGGCGCCATTGGAGCGGAAGAGGATGTGGCTGAGGATTCTAGTGAAGAAACAGTGGATAGTGATACCATGTAGAAGGGAAAGTACACGAGAG encodes:
- the LOC8054516 gene encoding lysine-specific demethylase JMJ18 isoform X2, which encodes MLSTSAEAGPTRHGEKKKRMRCCGGGGGVVASPAEPSTMAVSSQTCGKWRPDESQRPEIENAPIFTPTEEEFKDPIGYITSIRPQAERYGICRIIPPSSWKPPCPLKEKSFWETAEFNTRVQQVDKLQNREPTKKTTQSRVQRKRKRRKRLRFGMTHRRPSPSEDSEKFGFQSGSDFTLAEFQKYTDGFKQEYFGMKGSDEISISDIRNHIKIWEPSVEEIEGEYWRIVVGSTVEVEVDYGADLDTATFGSGFVKVSSSDGNKQDPYGLSGWNLNFLPRLPGSVTSFEDEDIPGVVVPWLYVGMCFSSFCWHVEDHFLYSLNYMHFGEPKVWYGVPGGEAVKLEESMRKNLPKLFEEQPDLLHELVTQLSPSVLKSEGVSVYRAVQKSGEFVLTLPRAYHSGFNCGFNCAEAVNVAPVDWLPHGQCAVELYREQHRKTSISHDKLLLKAAKEATRQLWMNHKSGKGEYRCLNTCGKDGVLTSAVKTRVKMEGAAWEVNAPLKRKPDSFDIAWRSLILL
- the LOC8054516 gene encoding lysine-specific demethylase JMJ18 isoform X1, with product MLSTSAEAGPTRHGEKKKRMRCCGGGGGVVASPAEPSTMAVSSQTCGKWRPDESQRPEIENAPIFTPTEEEFKDPIGYITSIRPQAERYGICRIIPPSSWKPPCPLKEKSFWETAEFNTRVQQVDKLQNREPTKKTTQSRVQRKRKRRKRLRFGMTHRRPSPSEDSEKFGFQSGSDFTLAEFQKYTDGFKQEYFGMKGSDEISISDIRNHIKIWEPSVEEIEGEYWRIVVGSTVEVEVDYGADLDTATFGSGFVKVSSSDGNKQDPYGLSGWNLNFLPRLPGSVTSFEDEDIPGVVVPWLYVGMCFSSFCWHVEDHFLYSLNYMHFGEPKVWYGVPGGEAVKLEESMRKNLPKLFEEQPDLLHELVTQLSPSVLKSEGVSVYRAVQKSGEFVLTLPRAYHSGFNCGFNCAEAVNVAPVDWLPHGQCAVELYREQHRKTSISHDKLLLKAAKEATRQLWMNHKSGKGEYRCLNTCGKDGVLTSAVKTRVKMEGAAWEVNAPLKSKKMDKDYDSTDRECFSCYYDLHLSAVSCQCRPNHFACLNHTNLLCSCGMDRKTGLFRYSMEELNTLVAALEGDPAAVCWWGQDHRTT
- the LOC110432295 gene encoding uncharacterized protein LOC110432295; the protein is MAPSTVLSGDGYDIAPTSPSVIQGLSIRHHVPVIIDMDEGNFRQWRLFFKSTLGKFGLLHYVRFTTPSADRNGEWRRIYSCIVNWILSTVSTPSTSSAPSAAIVTMPSPCGTPSKIYSRTMRCSASSTWRQLRSLQQGDMTMNDYCTKLKRIVDQLRDIGHPISEPSQVLNLLRGLNPRYRYVKPVITSKYPPHTFQSARSFLILEELSAQHNAISDANQALHADSSNNSSNSASSGNKDGSSSSNAS